In a genomic window of Leisingera caerulea DSM 24564:
- a CDS encoding TfoX/Sxy family protein, whose translation MNTAISSIRNLGPAYEEACHRAGITSAEDLRAIGADAAYARLLETGTRPHFIGYYVLVMALQGRPWNDCKGKEKEELRKRFDAIKAETRPQHSSKLLAELDAIGVRAVPADLKPL comes from the coding sequence ATGAACACAGCCATTTCCTCCATCCGCAATCTTGGCCCCGCTTACGAGGAAGCCTGCCACCGGGCCGGTATCACCTCGGCTGAAGACCTGCGCGCCATAGGTGCCGATGCGGCCTATGCCCGGCTGCTGGAAACAGGCACCCGGCCGCATTTCATCGGCTATTACGTTCTGGTGATGGCACTGCAGGGCCGCCCCTGGAATGATTGCAAGGGCAAGGAAAAGGAAGAGCTGCGTAAACGCTTTGACGCGATCAAGGCTGAAACCCGGCCACAGCACAGCTCGAAACTGCTGGCGGAGCTGGACGCCATCGGCGTCCGCGCCGTGCCTGCTGACCTGAAGCCCCTGTAA
- a CDS encoding VapE domain-containing protein gives MGVHTDASQLTPLLASGYQLLPLHKFSAEDEIKGKKRKRGKSPIDRNWIKRAYKSQDQIKHMEAGNNVGVRLRPFEMVLDVDPRAFPEGQTLASPINPFVELVLWTGMDPDLYSTVETGSGGLHIYMTKPEDVSTRDSLNDQFPGIEFKTVGRQVVAPGSIHPDTLKTYTWKAGTPELDAFGAEAAPKALVDLIRRPSGSVATGGGEHDQEELAQMLEHLDPADFSDHDDWLTLMQACHHATAGEGRQEFVDWCTQDPAYADHGTLIGIRWDSLHADNDGNRITFRTLHKLLRDAGAEDAIPRTPAADDFDDDLDQTGVPAGAITTPKRKPVHEGGLIVNKKIGIAPDTAKNALKAITGSKLDPRFDELKQRVVLMGELPWGEGYGRVLTDKLLLLARTFLMEQHQRKDYQPSKENVQDAITTVAYFYKFNPILDYLDSLTWDGTSRVKDLFTVAFQCGRDEYTEAVSQCFMVGAVSRQRQPGCKLDTMPVIKGPQGSLKSTGIRDLFSLDWFSDAELGDLRNKDAAMNLEGVWVHEFAELAGLRASDMDVLKAFMSRATDRYRTPYGRNTEDHQRRVVFAGTVNEGGYLSDPTGARRFWPLEMASGSRVDLGWIAEHRDQLWAEADALFKSGIGHVLPEPLWSMAAERQADETVDDPWVDKLAVMLSYRQTERQAFETGTGDYAEEMIDGKRVASPLREPPPADKVHTQDLLSYLGLESDRQNKGHAQRLRRSMETLGWKHRRGVRLGGRVSAGYVRADE, from the coding sequence ATGGGTGTTCATACCGATGCTTCGCAACTGACGCCCTTGCTGGCCAGTGGATACCAGCTTCTCCCTTTGCATAAGTTCTCGGCCGAAGATGAGATTAAGGGCAAGAAACGCAAACGGGGCAAGTCTCCGATTGATCGCAACTGGATAAAGCGAGCCTATAAATCCCAAGACCAAATCAAGCATATGGAGGCAGGGAATAATGTGGGCGTTCGTCTGCGACCCTTTGAAATGGTCTTGGATGTGGACCCACGGGCATTTCCTGAGGGACAGACCTTGGCGTCCCCAATCAACCCATTTGTCGAACTGGTTCTTTGGACTGGCATGGACCCGGACCTCTATTCGACCGTGGAAACCGGCTCGGGTGGCCTCCACATCTACATGACCAAGCCAGAGGATGTTTCCACCAGAGACAGCCTAAACGATCAGTTCCCCGGCATTGAGTTCAAAACGGTTGGCCGTCAGGTTGTTGCTCCTGGCTCGATCCATCCCGACACCCTGAAAACCTACACATGGAAGGCTGGCACTCCTGAGCTTGATGCTTTCGGTGCTGAGGCTGCACCTAAGGCCCTTGTCGATCTGATCCGAAGACCGTCAGGCAGCGTGGCAACTGGCGGGGGCGAGCACGATCAGGAAGAATTGGCTCAGATGCTTGAACATCTGGACCCAGCCGACTTTTCAGATCACGACGATTGGCTCACTTTGATGCAGGCCTGCCACCATGCAACGGCAGGGGAGGGCCGTCAGGAGTTTGTGGATTGGTGCACACAGGACCCCGCATATGCCGATCACGGGACCCTGATCGGCATCCGATGGGACAGCCTTCACGCCGACAATGACGGAAATCGTATAACTTTCCGCACCCTGCATAAACTTCTGAGAGACGCAGGGGCCGAAGACGCCATTCCGAGAACGCCGGCAGCAGATGATTTCGACGACGACCTGGACCAAACCGGAGTGCCAGCAGGGGCAATAACCACGCCCAAGAGGAAGCCGGTGCATGAAGGTGGTTTGATCGTCAACAAGAAGATCGGCATAGCCCCCGACACAGCGAAGAATGCCCTGAAGGCAATTACCGGCTCCAAGCTCGATCCAAGGTTTGACGAGCTCAAGCAGCGGGTTGTTCTGATGGGTGAATTGCCCTGGGGTGAAGGCTATGGCCGTGTGCTGACTGACAAGTTGCTCTTGTTGGCCCGCACGTTCTTGATGGAACAGCACCAGCGTAAGGACTACCAGCCGTCCAAGGAAAACGTGCAGGACGCAATCACAACGGTTGCCTATTTCTACAAGTTCAATCCGATCTTGGACTATCTGGATAGCCTGACTTGGGATGGGACAAGCCGGGTGAAAGACCTCTTCACTGTTGCCTTTCAATGTGGCCGGGACGAATATACCGAGGCCGTCTCACAATGCTTTATGGTCGGGGCCGTATCTCGTCAAAGGCAACCCGGCTGCAAGCTGGACACGATGCCAGTCATCAAGGGGCCGCAAGGCTCTTTGAAATCTACGGGCATTCGGGACCTGTTTTCCCTGGATTGGTTCAGTGACGCAGAGCTTGGTGATCTGAGGAACAAGGATGCAGCCATGAACCTGGAAGGTGTCTGGGTGCATGAGTTTGCCGAATTGGCCGGTCTTCGGGCAAGTGACATGGACGTTCTCAAGGCGTTCATGTCCCGAGCCACAGACAGGTATCGGACACCCTATGGTCGCAACACCGAAGATCATCAACGCCGTGTTGTTTTTGCGGGCACGGTGAACGAAGGCGGATACCTGAGCGACCCAACGGGTGCTCGGCGTTTCTGGCCGTTGGAAATGGCCTCCGGGTCCAGGGTTGATCTGGGCTGGATTGCCGAGCACCGGGACCAACTCTGGGCCGAAGCTGATGCATTGTTCAAATCGGGCATCGGTCACGTATTGCCCGAGCCTTTGTGGTCGATGGCAGCAGAACGCCAGGCAGATGAAACGGTTGATGATCCTTGGGTTGATAAGCTGGCTGTCATGCTCAGCTATCGGCAAACGGAACGGCAGGCCTTTGAGACTGGCACGGGTGATTATGCCGAAGAAATGATCGATGGGAAGCGGGTTGCCTCACCGTTGCGTGAGCCTCCCCCCGCCGACAAGGTGCATACCCAGGACCTGCTCAGCTATCTCGGCTTGGAAAGCGACCGGCAGAATAAGGGCCATGCGCAGCGTTTGCGGCGTTCTATGGAAACCCTGGGCTGGAAGCACAGACGGGGCGTCAGGTTGGGTGGCCGTGTTTCGGCAGGGTATGTCCGAGCCGATGAGTGA
- the ndk gene encoding nucleoside-diphosphate kinase translates to MALERTFSIIKPDATRRNLTGKINAKFEEAGLRIVAQKRIHMTKEQAGKFYEVHAERPFYDELCEFMSSAPVVVQVLEGENAIAKNREVMGATNPADAAPGTIRAEFAESVGENSVHGSDAPETAAVEIAYFFSGIELVG, encoded by the coding sequence ATGGCTCTGGAACGCACTTTCTCGATCATCAAGCCCGATGCAACCCGCCGCAACCTGACCGGCAAAATCAACGCCAAGTTCGAAGAAGCCGGCCTGCGCATCGTGGCGCAGAAGCGCATCCACATGACCAAGGAACAGGCAGGCAAGTTCTACGAAGTGCACGCTGAGCGTCCGTTCTACGACGAACTGTGCGAGTTCATGTCCTCCGCTCCGGTTGTTGTGCAGGTGCTGGAAGGCGAAAACGCCATTGCCAAGAACCGCGAAGTGATGGGCGCCACCAACCCGGCAGACGCAGCACCCGGCACCATCCGCGCCGAGTTCGCTGAATCGGTTGGCGAAAACTCCGTCCACGGTTCCGACGCTCCGGAAACCGCAGCCGTTGAGATCGCCTACTTCTTCTCCGGCATCGAGCTGGTCGGCTGA
- a CDS encoding integrase arm-type DNA-binding domain-containing protein — protein sequence MTIFKFTEARIRDLPLGSGIHRDTDVKGLMCICHKTCKTFSVQSDVRREKRHVRTVRVKIGRADHIRLAEARNEARKLMATIQSGVDPTAGPESTGITLEQALKEHLKERELSDATVRNYQYHMDNYLGRLRRRAVADITRQDCRELMDQLTKRHGKTTGGSVMRTVRALVNTARRNDETIGANPVDALRVPATPKRKVGELDMADFWSTTEAMSPLMRDLQRTFLLTGARRTSLLGVKCADFDTEAGVLTFTHMKTGGAWSFPTGRWLTETLRARMKEDEPLNSPWLWPSPGSATGHVAEPKRAGVPSPHALRHHARTMMIAAGVPYAEGALLLGQRLPGASGGYVHQTHLVEALRPHSQALEDLVLAKAGIA from the coding sequence ATGACCATATTCAAATTCACCGAGGCCCGTATCAGGGACCTTCCACTTGGCTCGGGCATCCATCGGGATACCGATGTGAAAGGGCTGATGTGCATCTGCCATAAGACCTGCAAGACCTTTTCTGTGCAAAGCGACGTCCGCCGGGAAAAACGGCACGTTCGAACCGTGAGGGTCAAGATCGGACGTGCTGACCATATCCGACTGGCCGAGGCCAGAAATGAGGCCCGAAAACTCATGGCCACGATCCAGTCTGGCGTTGATCCCACGGCGGGGCCGGAGTCCACCGGCATCACGTTGGAACAAGCCCTGAAGGAGCATCTAAAAGAGCGGGAACTTTCCGATGCTACGGTCAGGAATTACCAATACCATATGGACAACTACCTTGGGCGTCTTCGGCGTCGTGCAGTGGCTGACATTACGCGTCAGGACTGCCGAGAGCTTATGGACCAACTCACAAAGCGTCACGGCAAGACTACGGGTGGTTCGGTCATGCGCACCGTTCGAGCTCTTGTGAATACGGCCCGTCGCAATGACGAGACGATTGGGGCAAACCCGGTTGATGCCCTCCGTGTCCCTGCAACCCCGAAGCGGAAAGTCGGGGAACTGGACATGGCCGATTTCTGGTCCACCACCGAAGCTATGTCTCCCTTGATGCGTGACCTGCAACGGACGTTCCTTTTGACGGGTGCACGGAGAACATCTCTGCTTGGTGTGAAATGTGCCGACTTCGACACCGAGGCTGGCGTTCTGACCTTTACCCATATGAAAACAGGTGGAGCTTGGTCCTTCCCAACCGGCCGCTGGTTGACCGAAACCTTGAGGGCCAGAATGAAGGAGGACGAGCCTCTAAACTCGCCCTGGCTTTGGCCGTCACCCGGATCAGCCACAGGCCATGTTGCAGAACCAAAGCGGGCTGGTGTTCCGTCTCCGCACGCACTTCGCCACCATGCTCGGACGATGATGATTGCCGCTGGTGTGCCTTATGCAGAAGGGGCGCTTCTGTTGGGTCAAAGGCTTCCAGGGGCTTCTGGCGGGTATGTGCATCAGACGCATTTGGTTGAAGCCCTTCGTCCCCATTCACAAGCCTTAGAGGATTTGGTTTTGGCCAAGGCAGGCATTGCGTGA
- a CDS encoding helix-turn-helix transcriptional regulator, with protein MPENEDNAPKPSGTPLKDLLTTKEAAALTGHPATTLMAFRNRRNNTKYKNAGPDYVKIGTAVFYERSVIEAYNANRAGA; from the coding sequence ATGCCTGAGAATGAAGATAACGCCCCCAAGCCTTCTGGCACACCATTGAAAGACCTTCTGACGACGAAGGAAGCCGCAGCCTTGACCGGGCATCCGGCAACCACGCTGATGGCCTTCCGCAATCGCCGCAACAACACCAAATACAAGAATGCTGGCCCTGATTACGTAAAGATCGGGACGGCCGTTTTCTATGAGCGTTCTGTGATTGAGGCCTACAACGCCAATCGTGCGGGGGCTTGA
- a CDS encoding cytochrome P450 → MKESQQATVNVEGFDLANPPEGFAEDPFPYYDALLRDAPVLPQPDGSLLVSRHADLDRIYRDTTLFSSDKKKVFAPKYGAGSPLFEHHTTSLVFSDPPLHTRVRKIMTSALTPRAIAKMEPGLIETVDHLLEAMAGKEQADLIGDFAASIPIQIIGNLLDVPMAERRPLRDWSLAILGALEPVLSAEQLAAGHRAVEEFKDYLSGLIARRRACPGDIETDVLTRLIRGEGAEGTLSEIELIQNCIFILNAGHETTTNLIGNGLALLHDFPEQKQRLLEAPELIKPAIEEMLRFRSPNQLGNRETTAEVEIGGHRVAAGTNLHLVIGAANRDPEVFEKPAVFDISRSPNRHLAFAGGPHVCVGLTLARLEGKIAIERFLRRFLHYQLLPGRVPGGRIRFRGYAALPARVR, encoded by the coding sequence ATGAAGGAAAGCCAGCAAGCAACTGTGAATGTGGAGGGTTTTGATCTGGCGAACCCGCCGGAGGGGTTTGCGGAGGATCCCTTTCCCTATTACGACGCTCTGCTGCGCGATGCGCCGGTGCTGCCGCAGCCGGACGGGTCGCTGCTGGTAAGCCGCCATGCTGATCTGGACCGGATTTACCGCGACACCACGTTGTTTTCTTCGGACAAGAAGAAGGTGTTTGCCCCCAAATACGGCGCAGGCTCGCCGCTGTTCGAGCACCACACCACCTCGCTGGTGTTCTCCGACCCGCCGCTGCACACGCGGGTGCGCAAGATCATGACCTCAGCCCTGACCCCGCGGGCGATTGCCAAGATGGAGCCGGGGCTGATAGAAACGGTGGATCATCTGCTGGAGGCGATGGCGGGCAAAGAGCAAGCGGATCTGATCGGCGATTTTGCCGCCTCCATCCCGATCCAGATCATCGGCAACCTGCTGGATGTGCCAATGGCGGAGCGTCGGCCGCTGCGCGACTGGTCGCTGGCCATCCTGGGTGCGCTGGAGCCTGTATTGAGCGCTGAGCAACTGGCCGCCGGGCACCGGGCGGTGGAGGAGTTCAAGGACTACCTTAGCGGTTTGATTGCCCGACGCCGGGCCTGCCCCGGCGATATCGAAACAGATGTGCTGACGCGGCTGATCCGCGGCGAGGGGGCCGAGGGCACGCTGAGCGAGATCGAACTGATCCAGAACTGCATTTTCATCCTGAATGCGGGTCACGAGACCACCACCAACCTGATCGGCAACGGGCTGGCACTGCTGCATGACTTCCCAGAGCAGAAGCAGCGGCTGCTGGAGGCGCCGGAGCTGATCAAACCCGCGATTGAAGAGATGCTTCGGTTCCGCTCACCCAATCAGCTGGGCAACCGGGAAACCACCGCAGAGGTGGAAATTGGCGGCCACCGGGTGGCGGCGGGAACCAATCTGCATCTGGTGATCGGCGCTGCCAACCGTGATCCGGAGGTGTTTGAAAAGCCGGCGGTTTTCGATATTTCCCGGAGCCCCAACCGCCATCTTGCCTTTGCCGGCGGCCCGCATGTTTGCGTCGGGCTGACGCTGGCGCGGCTGGAGGGGAAGATCGCAATTGAACGGTTTCTGCGCCGCTTCCTGCACTATCAGTTGCTGCCCGGGCGGGTGCCGGGCGGACGGATCCGGTTCAGGGGCTATGCGGCCCTGCCTGCCAGGGTGCGCTGA
- a CDS encoding response regulator transcription factor — translation MRILLADDHDMVRETISAYLRSEGGAEVALATDLSGAIEQISGQGPFDLVLLDYNMPGMMGLDGLARALAANGGKGVAILSGSAPARTAQEALDAGAIGFIPKTMGAQSLLNAVRFMSAGEIYVPVDLMREEAAASTHPLAKKLSPRELEVLNGLCRGQSNKEIARDLDLQEVTIKLHVRTLCRKLDAKNRTQAALTAKEAGLF, via the coding sequence ATGCGAATTTTGCTGGCAGACGATCACGACATGGTACGGGAAACCATCTCCGCCTACCTCCGGTCCGAGGGCGGCGCCGAGGTGGCGCTGGCCACCGATCTGTCCGGCGCGATCGAACAGATTTCCGGCCAGGGCCCGTTTGACCTGGTATTGCTCGACTACAACATGCCGGGGATGATGGGGCTCGACGGGCTGGCCAGGGCGCTGGCGGCCAATGGCGGCAAGGGTGTGGCCATCCTCTCGGGCAGCGCCCCGGCCCGCACCGCGCAGGAGGCGCTGGATGCGGGCGCCATCGGCTTCATCCCCAAGACCATGGGGGCGCAATCGCTTCTGAACGCGGTCCGCTTCATGAGCGCCGGCGAAATCTATGTGCCGGTCGATCTGATGCGCGAGGAAGCGGCGGCCAGCACCCACCCGCTGGCCAAGAAGCTCAGCCCGCGGGAACTGGAAGTGCTGAACGGCCTGTGCCGGGGGCAGTCGAACAAGGAAATCGCCCGCGATCTCGACCTCCAGGAGGTGACCATCAAGCTGCATGTGCGCACCCTGTGCCGCAAGCTGGATGCCAAGAACCGCACCCAGGCAGCGCTCACCGCCAAGGAAGCCGGACTATTCTGA
- a CDS encoding DUF4112 domain-containing protein has product MPDLPQHHEAKLQSLERLAQRMDRAFRIPGIGLRVGWDSIAGLVPGIGDALALAPAGYILYSGYQLGASTGTLARMAANTGIDAVIGSVPLVGDLFDVAWKSNTRNTELLRRDLEDSASRGEPLPKRLGRRAFSKLTAPREFGRSLSYARSRTGPEQQQPVIRQHPLNRFLDP; this is encoded by the coding sequence ATGCCTGATCTGCCGCAACACCATGAGGCCAAGCTGCAATCGCTGGAGCGCCTGGCGCAGCGCATGGACCGGGCGTTCCGCATTCCCGGTATCGGCCTGAGGGTCGGCTGGGACAGCATCGCAGGTCTGGTGCCCGGTATCGGCGATGCCCTGGCACTGGCGCCGGCGGGCTACATTCTGTACTCCGGCTACCAGCTGGGCGCCTCCACCGGCACGCTGGCCCGGATGGCGGCGAATACCGGCATCGACGCCGTCATCGGTTCTGTGCCACTGGTGGGTGACCTGTTCGACGTTGCCTGGAAGTCGAACACCCGCAACACAGAGCTGCTGCGCCGCGACTTGGAGGACTCCGCCTCAAGGGGTGAGCCCCTGCCCAAGCGCCTTGGGCGCCGGGCATTCTCGAAACTGACTGCGCCGCGCGAGTTCGGCCGCTCGCTTTCCTACGCCAGGAGCAGGACGGGCCCCGAGCAGCAACAGCCTGTTATCCGGCAGCACCCGCTGAACCGGTTCCTCGACCCATGA
- a CDS encoding helix-turn-helix domain-containing protein → MSTPHTDTPWMTTEAAAKYLSVSPGTMHNWRSKGTGPSYRTVGRIVRYHRDDLDAFMMSGAA, encoded by the coding sequence ATGAGCACCCCACACACTGACACCCCTTGGATGACAACCGAGGCCGCTGCCAAATACCTTTCGGTCTCACCTGGCACCATGCACAATTGGCGTAGCAAGGGCACTGGCCCGTCTTACCGGACCGTTGGCCGAATTGTCCGTTATCACCGTGACGACCTGGACGCCTTTATGATGTCGGGGGCAGCGTGA
- a CDS encoding hybrid sensor histidine kinase/response regulator has protein sequence MLHGFPSVPRWVLALVLAIAAALAAQSVRLGHQVLQELDGLSTAATDNMQWNLSQAEVEHLKLQTAVLTARTPADLARLRRQFDIYYSRIATFRESPLFADLRRSQGGAGLLQQMQDRLDRMAAVVDSGDQALLNGLPKLEAELEANSADVRELALFGVVLQVDDTKDKRLQLFTILSRLGWVVLALVLALALAALMLGRLYRKGRQMAIERSRAAARMEAMIASSLDAILVVGADGRIQAFNGAAESVFGYSREEAVGQPMVNLIVPDHLQEAHKAGMKRFLQTGEARVAGKGRLQLEARRKSGELFPVELSVSVSQSGTDMVFVSFLRDISERIAAEEELRRARDDALAGERAKHNLLTVMSHEMRTPLTGVLGAIDLIEGTGPTQEQRRYLQAMRVSGELLLHHVNDVLELSRLEAGADSEKLRIFDLEELVSGLVESQQASAKGRGIDLSLHCSLSGKPVVAGRPRAVQQVLLNLIGNALKFTREGAVSIDVMRLPDGETVEFSVADTGQGIAPENLDRIFEDFITLDASYGRSREGTGLGLSITKRLVEAMGGSITCESEPGEGSLFTIALALPAAKAPPRQAEQDQPRNKGACRLLIAEDNDINRELLATLLGQEGHQVTAVPGGAEAVQAAGEGRFDLILMDISMPEVDGIEALRRIRARQLAEGTDIVALTAHAAAEDHARILEAGFAEVLTKPVNKAELADVIARRAGGGVKALPRTESDIHQFFEALGKDRARSFLVSFCDEVSQLQDTLLSAAVLEDPQRKEAHRLAGSAAVLGLSDLRRAMLAIEKAELGENPPLAPFQQAWASASMILAPHLHS, from the coding sequence ATGCTTCACGGGTTTCCATCTGTACCGCGCTGGGTTCTGGCGCTGGTGCTGGCCATCGCTGCGGCGCTGGCGGCGCAGTCGGTGCGGCTGGGCCATCAGGTCCTGCAGGAGCTAGACGGGCTGTCGACCGCGGCCACTGACAACATGCAGTGGAACCTGTCCCAGGCCGAGGTGGAGCATCTGAAGCTGCAGACCGCGGTGCTGACGGCGCGCACGCCTGCCGATCTGGCCCGGCTGCGGCGCCAGTTCGACATTTATTACAGCCGGATCGCGACCTTCCGCGAAAGCCCTCTGTTTGCGGACTTGCGCCGCAGCCAGGGCGGGGCGGGGCTGCTGCAGCAGATGCAGGACCGCCTGGACCGGATGGCGGCAGTGGTGGACAGTGGCGATCAGGCGCTCTTGAACGGATTGCCAAAGCTTGAGGCGGAGCTGGAGGCAAACAGCGCCGACGTGCGTGAGCTGGCCTTGTTCGGAGTTGTCCTGCAGGTTGACGATACCAAGGACAAGCGGCTGCAGCTTTTCACTATCCTGTCCCGGCTGGGCTGGGTGGTGCTGGCGTTGGTGCTGGCGCTGGCGCTGGCGGCGCTGATGCTCGGGCGGCTGTACCGCAAGGGGCGTCAGATGGCGATCGAGCGCAGCCGGGCCGCGGCGCGGATGGAGGCAATGATCGCCTCGTCTTTGGACGCGATTCTGGTGGTTGGCGCCGACGGGCGGATCCAAGCCTTCAACGGCGCGGCGGAATCGGTTTTCGGCTACAGCCGCGAAGAGGCGGTCGGCCAGCCGATGGTCAACCTGATCGTGCCGGACCATTTGCAGGAGGCGCACAAGGCCGGGATGAAACGCTTCCTGCAAACCGGCGAAGCGCGGGTTGCGGGCAAGGGGCGGTTGCAGCTTGAGGCGCGGCGCAAATCCGGCGAGCTGTTTCCGGTCGAGCTGTCGGTCTCGGTCAGCCAATCGGGCACCGACATGGTGTTTGTCAGCTTCCTGCGGGACATATCCGAGCGGATCGCAGCGGAAGAGGAGCTTCGGCGCGCCCGCGATGATGCGCTGGCAGGCGAGCGGGCCAAGCACAATCTCCTGACGGTGATGAGCCACGAGATGCGCACGCCGCTGACCGGGGTGCTGGGTGCCATCGACCTGATCGAGGGCACCGGGCCGACACAGGAGCAGCGCCGCTATTTGCAGGCGATGCGGGTTTCGGGCGAGCTGCTGCTTCATCATGTCAATGACGTGCTGGAGCTGTCACGGCTGGAAGCCGGTGCTGACTCGGAAAAACTGCGGATTTTCGATCTGGAAGAGCTGGTCAGCGGCCTGGTTGAGAGCCAGCAGGCCAGTGCCAAGGGCCGGGGGATCGACCTGTCGCTGCACTGCAGCCTGAGTGGGAAACCCGTGGTCGCCGGCCGCCCCCGCGCGGTGCAGCAGGTGCTGTTGAACCTGATCGGCAACGCCTTGAAATTCACCAGAGAAGGCGCGGTGAGCATTGACGTGATGCGTTTGCCGGATGGCGAAACGGTGGAGTTCAGCGTGGCTGATACCGGCCAGGGCATCGCGCCGGAGAACCTTGACCGGATCTTCGAGGATTTCATTACCCTGGATGCCAGCTATGGCCGCAGCAGGGAGGGCACCGGGCTGGGGTTGTCGATCACCAAACGCCTGGTGGAGGCGATGGGCGGCTCCATCACCTGCGAAAGCGAGCCGGGCGAGGGCAGCCTGTTCACCATTGCACTGGCTCTGCCCGCGGCCAAAGCGCCGCCGCGGCAGGCCGAACAGGACCAGCCCCGGAACAAGGGGGCCTGCCGGCTGCTGATCGCGGAGGACAATGACATCAACCGCGAGCTGCTGGCCACCTTGCTAGGCCAGGAGGGGCACCAGGTCACCGCGGTGCCGGGCGGTGCCGAGGCGGTGCAGGCGGCCGGGGAGGGCCGGTTCGACCTTATTCTAATGGACATCAGCATGCCGGAGGTTGATGGGATTGAGGCGCTGCGCCGGATCCGCGCCAGGCAGCTGGCCGAGGGCACCGACATCGTTGCGCTGACCGCCCATGCCGCAGCGGAGGACCATGCCCGCATTCTGGAGGCAGGGTTTGCCGAGGTGCTGACCAAGCCGGTCAACAAGGCGGAACTTGCAGATGTGATTGCCCGCCGGGCCGGCGGCGGGGTCAAGGCGCTGCCCAGAACCGAATCCGATATCCACCAGTTCTTCGAGGCCTTGGGAAAGGATCGGGCGCGCAGCTTCCTGGTTTCCTTCTGTGATGAGGTGAGCCAGTTGCAGGACACGCTTCTGAGCGCTGCGGTGCTGGAGGACCCCCAGCGCAAAGAAGCGCACCGGCTGGCCGGATCGGCAGCAGTGCTGGGGTTGTCGGATCTTCGCAGGGCGATGCTGGCAATTGAAAAGGCGGAGCTGGGAGAGAACCCGCCCTTGGCACCGTTCCAGCAGGCTTGGGCCAGTGCGTCAATGATCCTGGCGCCGCATCTGCATTCCTGA
- a CDS encoding putative pterin-binding protein encodes MMSRAAVLAALVVMTCAAAVFAGEEPRVLLSVRMDGAAEPSAQYTIEDLRALDPVTFETETIWTTGPQQFTGVPLAVLMARMGVSGGLMVAHAVNDYSVDIPVSDAVEGGPIVAFERNGAEMSLRNKGPLWVVYPYDSNPAYRTEEVYSRSIWQLDRIVIQP; translated from the coding sequence ATTATGTCGAGGGCCGCGGTGCTGGCTGCCCTGGTGGTCATGACCTGTGCCGCAGCTGTTTTCGCAGGCGAAGAGCCGCGGGTGCTGCTGTCCGTGCGTATGGACGGCGCGGCAGAGCCGTCGGCGCAGTACACGATCGAGGATCTGCGCGCGCTGGATCCCGTGACCTTTGAGACGGAAACCATCTGGACCACCGGCCCGCAGCAGTTCACCGGCGTGCCGCTGGCGGTTCTGATGGCGCGGATGGGCGTGAGCGGCGGCCTGATGGTGGCGCATGCTGTGAACGACTATTCGGTGGACATCCCGGTGTCGGACGCGGTTGAGGGCGGACCGATTGTTGCCTTTGAACGCAATGGCGCGGAAATGTCACTGCGCAACAAGGGGCCGCTGTGGGTGGTGTACCCCTACGACAGCAACCCGGCCTACAGGACTGAGGAGGTCTATTCGCGCAGCATCTGGCAACTCGACCGCATCGTGATCCAGCCGTGA
- a CDS encoding YqaE/Pmp3 family membrane protein: MDLIRIIFAVLLPPLGVFLQVGLGKHFWLNILLTLLGYIPGIVHAVWVIARTPSHA, from the coding sequence ATGGACCTGATCCGCATCATATTCGCAGTACTACTGCCCCCGCTTGGCGTTTTTCTCCAGGTTGGGCTTGGCAAGCACTTCTGGCTGAACATTCTGCTGACCCTCCTGGGTTACATCCCTGGCATCGTGCACGCGGTCTGGGTCATCGCAAGGACACCGAGCCATGCCTGA